The Trichosurus vulpecula isolate mTriVul1 chromosome 4, mTriVul1.pri, whole genome shotgun sequence genome contains a region encoding:
- the PPY gene encoding pancreatic prohormone encodes MAASQYWLSLLVLSCCMALLLPPCAQGAPQEPVYPGDDATPEEMALYAAELRRYINRLTRPRYGKRAVGQRIYQDGVDFLE; translated from the exons ATGGCTGCCTCTCAATATTGGCTCTCTCTTCTGGTCCTCTCCTGCTGCATGGCCCTCTTGCTGCCGCCATGTGCTCAGGGGGCCCCACAGGAGCCAGTGTATCCTGGTGATGATGCCACCCCAGAGGAGATGGCCCTGTATGCTGCAGAGCTCCGAAGATATATCAATAGGCTGACCCGGCCCAG GTATGGGAAGAGAGCAGTGGGTCAGAGAATCTACCAGGACGGGGTGGATTTCTTGGAGTAG